In Saccopteryx bilineata isolate mSacBil1 chromosome X, mSacBil1_pri_phased_curated, whole genome shotgun sequence, the genomic window ggttcgattctacATCAGAACaaacaggagaggcgaccatctgcttctccaccccttgccctccccctccactacggtctctctcctctttctctctctttttctcctgctgaaatggctcagatggtttgagcaaggtggccccaggtgctgatgatggttcgttggcctcgcctcaggctctaaattagctcagttgcccaGCTTTAAAGCAGCTGCACTAAATGGGCCGAGCATCCCTCAGTATGGGGCTTGTCCGGTGCATCCCTGTAGACAAGTCCTCCTGGGGGTGAAGACCACAGAGACTTAAAGACCCGACAATGGGGGACCAGgctcagtgacgcagatccattttattcaggaagtaagctagcttatatacacaggttcagcctatagggtgttacagcatgtccttcatagccaatggctgaaaagatcagggagctgcgtggttgacgctaagtcacttccttatagcgggtgagctcccttccaggGTATGCCTAGGaggattctgggagctggagtattctcacagcattgcatcagccacagctgctaggaatgcgctctgcgctccacccacagatCCCGGccccagggcacatgcaggagtccgtctctgcctccctgcttctcacttaataaaaaaaaaatagaaagaaaaaagagaagggtttttaaattattaatattgatATGTCTTTCATTCTCAATATAAGTTGCCATTCAACCAATAAAGAATGGATTGTTTCCCATTTAAGAAaggttaaaatacatataattttcccCCGTcaatttttttgtccattttggaGTCTGAAACCACTTGAGAAAAGTGCAATCAAAGCACTCAAATTGCCAACACTGGTAAATATATACACTTGGTAAGACTGACATAGAACTCTTCTACCCTGCTCCTCCACAGTTAGCGTTCCGTTTGGGCATCACTTTAAATGAAGTCCCAGGATCTCTTCCTGTTTCGTTCAGGCGCAGCTACCAGGAGAACAGAGCAGCATTTAAGGTGTGAACAAGTCTGTTCCTGAGGACAAAATGTGCTACTCACACTTATGGTGGAAGAGGCAATGTCAACACACTCCAAGGCCCTCCCTGTAGTGCAGTAAGCACACCCTGAGTAACACTACAGTGCAGAGCTCacaggttctctgccctaacaCCACGATATACCTTTGGGCCAGAGCCTGGGTTTTGCAGCAAAACTCCTTTCAGGCCAGGGAACCGAGAAGTCACAACAATCCTAAGCAGTCTCTTAACACTCCTGACATAGCCAGTCCTGCTGCTTTAATCCTTAACATGCTAGAGAAACAACAGGATGATCGATACTCTTCATTGGGTGAACTAGCAATAACCCTTGTAGGTAGGGTGACTACTATTCCCACAAGATAAGAAGAGAAGAAGCTCCCCTAAACTGATAAAGGATATGAAGTCAATTATTAACGTCTCTCAGCTCTAAATTCCCCTTTCGATATGCACTCTCGGATAATGGACAGATTCCTTTAAGTATCTCTCCTTCAAGGTGAGCAGGATGTTACACCTAACAGGAGAAGGTGACAGAAGGACTCCGAAGGAGGAAATGAGCCTCCTATGATTTCTGGCTCTGGGAGGTGTGGTTGTGAGGGTTTCCTGAGTGCCTTTTCCAAGGCATGAGCCCGTAACAACttttctcttctcactgaatGCGCGATCCTGATGTAGCCTGGTGATCAGCTTTCTGTGACCTTCTTCCTAGGGATGTCCTGTGCCACAAGCCACCTGCCCACTGATTCTCTCTGTGCGCTTGCtgtcccaccccacctccaccaaCGCAGGCTTTATCTCCTATAGTGCCCCCAATGCTGCAGCCCTCCCCACACCCACGCCCTCTTGATTCTATGGACAGGACATTGGGAGTTACAGGCCTCCAAATCCACCAGGACCCCTATTCCTATGACGAGCCCACACACCAGCCACTATCTGTGACCTGTCCACACGGATATGCTCCAGAGCACAGCCTGCAACTGTAGACCATCTATGGTTCTGTTGTCCAGCTCTGGCCCGGGCAAAGCAGCCAACTTCTCTGCCATCCAGTGGCATCACCTGCACCTTTGACAGTGAGGACTCAATGCTGTCCTTGGGGAGGGGCCCCCATTCCaagtttgtctttctttgtctactCTCTTTCAACCCTAAAATAATACCATGTAGATTTTTCTTATATCCTATGTATTATACCTTGTCATAATTTAGTAATTCTTTATGCTAAACTTCCCCTGATCACTGTGTACTTCCTATTGCCTGACTGGATCAAGATTGCTACAGAACACAATATCTATAACAAATATCACTCTTAGAATTGCTGAAAGCTTTCTTTGGAAATGAATAGATAAGATAGGCATTATGTACAAACGATATGATTGTGGGCATTAAAATCTACAACTATTTAAGGACAAATTATTCAATTCAATAAAAGTATCTGGACAATTAAGgacaaaaaaatgaacatagaaaAGCCAGTTACACTCTATTTGTCAgcaataaatttagaaaagaaaaaaaataaaaataggattttCAAAATACGAAGTACCTTGGATAAAACGTCCTCttatgtgaaaaatataaaatgttattgggACACATTAAAGAAGTTCTTATTAAAGGGAGGGATCGAACATATCCACAAATCAGATGTCCAGTATTGAAAGGAAGTCAGATCTAAAAACTCAACGCAGGCCTAATTAGAACCCCAAAAAGCTTTTGGTTGAACTCCTACTAGTGACTGGTAATTTAAATGGAGTCAAAAGAGGCCGAAAATAACCAAGACAGTTTGATCAACAAGGTAGAATTGACTGGCCTTATCCAAATATCAGGATTGATGATAGATCTGTAGTCATTAATGCTGAGATGTGGTATTTCAAAGAGACAGATGAATATAAACTAATCCACACATAGATAGATACTGGATTTATGATACATGGGGCGCTGCAGGAAAGCTGGATCAGTGCAGACTTTTCAGTAAATGAGTCACTGAGACAATCAGATATccacatgaaaaacaaaaatagaagccCTCTCACCACCATACACAAACAACAACTGCAAGTGGATTCAGACCTAACAGTGAAAGGAAaaaccataaatattttataagacaatacagagaatattttcatGGCCCCAGGCCTGGGATAGATTTCTTAAAGCCAAAAGCACTAACCATaaggagaaaatggataaatCTGAGTACAGTAACCCTCTTTTATCTGcaggggatacattccaagacccctgGAGTATGCCAGAAAGCCTGTCTATATTATGTGTCCTCctatacatacaaacatacatgcatacatcTGTACAGGCATACATACGATCCTGTTTAACATAtcaattaggcacagtaagagattaaccaCTATAAGTACTAATGAAGTAGAACACTTatgacaatatactgtaataaaagtgatGTGAGTGTGGACGCCCCCTCCCTAAAAACATCTGACTGTACCCTATGTCCAGAGTCCATACACTGGACAAAGGAACTCTTCCCATCTTGGGTAGGAAGGAGTAGGGACAGTGCGAGATATCGTCACGCTACTCAGAACGACGTGTCATTTAAAACTCAAAAGTTGTATATCtcctgaatttttcatttcatattttcagaCCCTAGTTGACCACAGAAACCTGACACCGCAGAAAGCGAAACCACAGAGAGGGGGGACTAGTCCATATGATTACAGTGATCTTCTGTTCACAGAAATTCCAGCAGgtgaaaacacagacacagaggaagggCCCATCTATTTTGGCCAAACCTATAACCATCAAATGACGGACCGGTATTGAACACACAGGAAAAATCcattaagtaagtaagtaagtacacgatggaaaacaatagaaaaacagggGAAAGAGTTAGATTTGAACAGGCCTTTCTCAGAGGACAAAAAGACATCTATAGGGCTACTAGACAGGCCACTATGTAATAGTTTAATAGTAACAGTAAAAATTGATACTAAGTTCTGACAATACTTGGTGGTTCTGGCACTAAATGCAGTCTTGCCAACAGGTGACACAGTAAACTGGTACAACTGCAGAAGAGGATCTGGCATCCTCTAGAAAAGCTGAAGATATGCATACCCTGCGGTTGTGTTCTCAGATGTATCCCCAAGATATTATTACAATGTGTCCCGTGGGTAATGTCCAAGAGAGTTCATTGCAACACTGTTCATAGCAATCGTCAAACTGAAAACAACCCTCAGTGTCCATCCAATCTAGAATGGTATAATCATATCATAATCCCTTTGCTGAAATCATACACTGGAATTCTTGTGAACAGTGGAGACAAAAGATGGACAGCTACAAACGAATGATATGGATGAGTCTCTCAAATGTGATACAGAATGGAAGAAGGAAGCTATAAAAGGAAGCATGCAGCATAATTAATTCTGTTTACATAACTTCATATAAAGTGGCAAAGCCATCAAGAAAAGCACGGAGATGACGATCATGAAGTCCGTGTAATGACTGTATCCATAGGGGAGGGAGTGGGTTGTGATTGGAAGGAATTCTGGACGGCTGGCAACGATCCTTTTCTTGACCTGGTTCCTGGACACAGAGGCGTTTGCTTTTATCAAAGACCTAAACCTGGCAAGTATGTTTTATGCACTCCTCTGTATCTCAGATTGGAAAAACGCTCCCTCCAAAACAATAGAGTACAAAGAAAATATGTGAAGTAGAAATGTTGATGAGGTTTGAGTGGTTATGGAGGAGACACTTGATCTTCTAATCAAGAGATcagcaagtggccctggccggttggctcagtggtagagcgtcggcctagcgtgcggaggacccgggttcgattctcggccagggcacataggagaagcgcccatttgcttctccacccctccgcggtgctttcctctctatctctctcttcccctcccgcagccaaggctccattggagcaaagatggcccgggcgctgggcatggctctgtggcctctgcctcaggcgctagagtggctctggtcccaatatggcgacgcccaggatgggcagagcatcgccccctggtgggcagagcaccgcccctggtgggcgtgccgggtggatcccggtcgggcgcatgcgggagtctgtctgactgtctctccctgtttccagcttcagaaaaaagaaaaaaaaaaaaagtaaaaaaaaaaaaaaaaaaaagagatcagcaAGTGTACACTATCATTAAACCATGGGGGAAGCAGGGATTCTTTAAGCTATAGGCAGCCCATAATCAAGTCATCTCTCTAAACCTCCCTCTTGCTAGATAGATCACCCTATGTGTACGTCAATTTCCAACTCACCGATGACAAATTGGGGGATCATCATCATCAGTGATTAAGATCTTTAGGCGGCACAGGCCAAATCCATTCCAGTCAGATTGGCCCACAACTAACTGCAAGCAGATACAGATACACACGgtgttggtgggggtggggtggggtggactgCACATGGTCATGGTCGTCTGTGCGTGTCTCCCAGGAGATTCACTGCAGTGACGTAGGTTGAAACGTCATCACGTTGAACAGTACTGCTGCCCAGAGCCCTCCCTGTGCTGGAGGATCTAGGAAGCTGAGGACTGTCGTCGCTGTGCCGTGAGACTGGACATAAAATTTTCCATGGCATGACCACTGGTGGAAGGGCAAAGACTTGGCTTAGGTTGCGAGCTGTACACCGAGAACCCTGGAGGGGGTTGGGTTGTCTGAATTTCAATATACATTGTTTCATCTTCCAGCCTTCGCCTTTCTCGGCCGAACAGTACTCCTCTGTTCCGGCCCCGCCTCTTACTGCTTCTGGTCTCTGCACCGGCAGCACAAAAAATGTAACTATGTGCCGAATTTTCCCGATCAAGCCAGTTTTGGATAAGGAACTTGTCCAGGAAAAACAAATCAGACAACACATCGTTTTCAGTAGGAATTGCTAGCTAGCACTGTGGTGGTTTAACGTGGACACGTCCTGTCTTCTCTGAGGAGTATCCATCCTGTCATCTatcaagccagccagccagccagccagccagtaaGTAAACGGTTTTCACACAGAAGTACTAAGTAAGCACCGTGCTCAGCACTGGGAGGGGCAGggtgtttgttttggtttgtacAGGGAGGTGCAGATTTCCGTTGCGTTTGGCAGACAGACACTAGGTATTCCAGCACCATTTACCAAAGGAACTGTTATTTCCCCATTACCTGCAAGGTCTGCTGCATTTCCTAGTAAATTCACTGTGGAACTTATTATGCATAccaggctctgcctctgggctttctgttctgttccagagACCCAGTGCCACAATATTTAAATCACTGTGGCGTTAAACACGTTTTAATATCTGATAGGGCCAGTTTCTGCgcattgcacatttttttttccctttcaggaACGTGTTCAGGCCCGCGGCAGGGGGCGGGGTCGCACCTCCTCCGCGGCTCTGGTTCCAGCGGAGCCTCACGGACGCTGAGATGGAAATCCCGAGGCTGCTCCCCGCTCGCGGGGCGCGACAGGGCGGCGGCGCTGGCAGCCCCGCGGGCGGCGGCCGAGTCCACGGAGGCCCTGACCCGCGGGCTGGCCAGGCCCCCGCGCGCCGCCTCCTGCTGCTCCGGGGCCCCCAAGATGGCGGGCCCGGGCGGCGGCGCGAGGAGGCCCGCGCGGCCTCACGGGGCCCGGGCTCGGGCCCGAGCCCTTTGGCGCCGAGGCCCGATCCGGCTGGCGGCGGCGGCGAAGACTTCTTCCTGGTACTGCTGGACCCGGTGGGTGGCGACGTGGAGACCGCGGGCGCTGTGCAGGCCGCGGGGCCCGTTTGGAGGGAGGAGGCCGGCCCCGGGGTCCAGGGTGGTGAGAGCGGCGCGAACCACGCGGGCCGTCCTGCGCCGGGCCTCCGCGGCCTGTCCGCGCTGCCGGCcctggccccggccccggccccgatCCCGATCCGGATCCCGGTTCCGGTCCCGGCCTCGGCTCCCGCCCCGGCCCGGgtccccgcccctgcccccgcccccgcccccggcctGGGCCCCGCCGCGGCCTTCGCGGGCACTGTCACCATCCACAACCAGAACCTGCTGCTGCGCTTCGAGAACGGCGTCCTGACCCTGGCCACGCCCTCGCCGCCAGCCAGGGAGCCGGGGGTCGCGCCTGCCCCGCAGCCCGGCGGTCTGATCGCCCCGCTAGCGGGGGTCCCACACGCCGCGCAGCCGGGCGACTGCCCGGAGCTGCCGCCGGACCTGCTGCTGGCCGAGCCGGCGGAACCCCCGCCTGCCCCGGCGCCCGAGGAGGAGGCGGAGGGCCCGGCCGCCGCCTcccccgccgccaccgccgccgccgccgtcgccgccgccgccgccgagaGCCCTCGCGGGCCGCTGTGCCCGGGCTCCGGCATGGTGCTCTACCTGTGTCCGGAGGCGCAGTGCGGGCAAACCTTCGCCAAGAAGCACCAGCTGAAGGTGCACCTGCTGACGCAcagcagcagccagggccagaggccCTTCAAGTGCCCCCTGGGCGGCTGCGGGTGGACGTTCACCACCTCCTACAAGCTCAAGCGGCACCTGCAGTCGCACGACAAGCTGCGGCCCTTCGGCTGCCCGGCGGAGGGCTGTGGGAAGAGCTTCACCACGGTGTACAACCTCAAGGCGCACATGAAGGGCCACGAGCAGGAGAACTCCTTCAAATGCGAGGTGTGTGAAGAGAGCTTCCCCACGCAGGCCAAGCTCAGCGCCCACCAGCGCAGCCACTTCGAGCCCGAGAGGCCCTACCAGTGCGCTTTTTCCGGCTGCAAGAAGACGTTCATCACGGTCAGTGCCCTGTTCTCCCATAACCGCGCCCACTTCAGGGAGCAGGAACtcttttcctgctccttcccggGCTGCAGCAAGCAGTACGACAAGGCCTGTCGGCTGAAAATCCACCTGCGCAGCCACACCGGCGAGAGACCTTTCCTTTGTGACTTTGACGGCTGTGGCTGGAACTTCACCAGCATGTCCAAACTGTTAAGGCACAAGAGGAAGCACGACGACGACCGCAGGTTCATGTGCCCTGTGGAAGGCTGTGGCAAGTCTTTCACGAGGGCCGAGCATCTGAAAGGCCACAGCATAACCCACCTGGGCACAAAGCCATTCGTGTGCCCCGTGGAAGGCTGCTGCGCTAGGTTCTCAGCTCGCAGCAGTCTCTACATCCACTCCAAGAAACACTTGCAGGACGTGGACACCTGGAAAAGCCGCTGCCCGGTCTCCACTTGTAATAAACTCTTCACGTCCAAGCACAGCATGAAGACCCACATGGCCAAGAGGCACAACCTCGGCCAGGATCTCTTAGCTCAGCTAGAAGCTGCGAATGCGCTCACGCCCAGCAgtgagctgaccagccagggaCACAGTGACCTCAGTGACGCAGAGCTGGTGTCCCTCTTCTCCGATGTGCCTGGCAATAGCTCCGCCGCCGCGGTGCTGGACACGGCATTGGTGAACTCTGGCATCTTGACCATTGATGTGGCTTCTGTGAGCCCCACTCTGGCCGGGAACCTCCCTGCTCACAACAATAATTGCTTGGGGCAGGCTGTGGACCCTCGAGCCTTGATGGCCACCACTGACCTTCCTCAGAGTCTGGATACCTCTCTCTTTTTTGGAACCACAGCCACCGGTTTTCAGCAGAGCCCCTTGGACATGGACGATGTCTCGAGCCCGGGAGCGGGGCCATTGGGATCTCTGGGCTCTTTGGCTATGAAGAACGCGAG contains:
- the LOC136316968 gene encoding zinc finger X-linked protein ZXDB-like isoform X1, encoding MEIPRLLPARGARQGGGAGSPAGGGRVHGGPDPRAGQAPARRLLLLRGPQDGGPGRRREEARAASRGPGSGPSPLAPRPDPAGGGGEDFFLVLLDPVGGDVETAGAVQAAGPVWREEAGPGVQGGESGANHAGRPAPGLRGLSALPALAPAPAPIPIRIPVPVPASAPAPARVPAPAPAPAPGLGPAAAFAGTVTIHNQNLLLRFENGVLTLATPSPPAREPGVAPAPQPGGLIAPLAGVPHAAQPGDCPELPPDLLLAEPAEPPPAPAPEEEAEGPAAASPAATAAAAVAAAAAESPRGPLCPGSGMVLYLCPEAQCGQTFAKKHQLKVHLLTHSSSQGQRPFKCPLGGCGWTFTTSYKLKRHLQSHDKLRPFGCPAEGCGKSFTTVYNLKAHMKGHEQENSFKCEVCEESFPTQAKLSAHQRSHFEPERPYQCAFSGCKKTFITVSALFSHNRAHFREQELFSCSFPGCSKQYDKACRLKIHLRSHTGERPFLCDFDGCGWNFTSMSKLLRHKRKHDDDRRFMCPVEGCGKSFTRAEHLKGHSITHLGTKPFVCPVEGCCARFSARSSLYIHSKKHLQDVDTWKSRCPVSTCNKLFTSKHSMKTHMAKRHNLGQDLLAQLEAANALTPSSELTSQGHSDLSDAELVSLFSDVPGNSSAAAVLDTALVNSGILTIDVASVSPTLAGNLPAHNNNCLGQAVDPRALMATTDLPQSLDTSLFFGTTATGFQQSPLDMDDVSSPGAGPLGSLGSLAMKNASQEPQALTPSSKLTVDTDALTPSSTLCENSVSELLMPTKSEWHMHSGSDFFAQEEETQFGFSSPSGNHACQKETDLITVTGSSFLV